From a single Flavobacteriales bacterium genomic region:
- a CDS encoding glycosyltransferase has translation METEVEERVNSSVVLVPHYNNVEGLITTLESISHKSGIDVLVVDDGSNKSQVPVLSVLNQHTNEGVSLILIHISENSGITNALNLGLDYILQKNKNKFVARLDCGDVCVANRFKLQENFLNTNNKIDIVGSWVKWVDTISGEKVFSNKPPISHEKIKRKMSIRCNMIHPSVMYRLSVVESLGKYPNNYEAAEDYAYFFNIAKHFRTANIPKFLTKAEFNKNGISHIKRKIQNKSKLRIVLKYGDFNFHLVYGVLYNLLLIALPYSLLFRIKKEIYR, from the coding sequence ATGGAAACCGAAGTAGAAGAAAGAGTAAACTCATCCGTAGTATTAGTTCCACACTATAATAACGTAGAGGGACTAATTACAACGCTAGAATCAATTTCACACAAAAGTGGTATTGATGTGTTGGTTGTAGACGACGGGAGCAATAAAAGTCAAGTTCCAGTATTAAGTGTTTTAAATCAGCACACCAATGAAGGGGTTTCACTTATATTAATTCACATTTCAGAAAATAGCGGAATCACTAACGCGCTCAACTTAGGCTTAGATTATATTCTACAAAAAAACAAAAACAAGTTTGTCGCTAGGTTAGATTGCGGTGATGTTTGTGTTGCTAATAGGTTTAAACTACAGGAGAATTTTTTAAACACCAATAACAAGATCGATATTGTCGGCTCATGGGTAAAATGGGTAGATACTATTTCTGGTGAAAAAGTATTTAGCAATAAGCCTCCGATAAGTCATGAGAAAATAAAGCGAAAGATGTCTATTCGCTGTAACATGATACATCCTTCGGTAATGTATCGATTATCAGTTGTGGAATCTCTAGGGAAATATCCTAATAATTATGAGGCGGCCGAAGATTATGCATACTTTTTTAACATAGCTAAACACTTTAGAACGGCAAATATCCCGAAGTTCTTAACGAAGGCGGAATTCAATAAAAATGGCATTTCTCACATCAAAAGAAAAATCCAAAACAAAAGCAAGCTTAGAATTGTATTAAAGTATGGGGATTTCAACTTCCATCTTGTATACGGAGTTTTATATAATTTGCTTCTAATTGCTTTACCGTATAGCCTGCTTTTTCGGATTAAAAAAGAAATTTACAGATAG